The proteins below come from a single Xyrauchen texanus isolate HMW12.3.18 chromosome 1, RBS_HiC_50CHRs, whole genome shotgun sequence genomic window:
- the LOC127648708 gene encoding histone H4: protein MSGRGKGGKGLGKGGAKRHRKVLRDNIQGITKPAIRRLARRGGVKRISGLIYEETRGVLKVFLENVIRDAVTYTEHAKRKTVTAMDVVYALKRQGRTLYGFGG, encoded by the coding sequence ATGTCTGGAAGAGGTAAAGGGGGAAAAGGACTCGGGAAAGGAGGCGCTAAGCGCCACCGCAAAGTGTTGCGTGATAACATCCAGGGAATCACCAAACCCGCCATCCGTCGTCTCGCTCGCCGCGGCGGTGTCAAGCGTATCTCCGGTCTGATCTACGAGGAGACTCGCGGTGTGTTGAAGGTGTTTCTGGAGAACGTGATCCGTGATGCCGTCACCTACACCGAGCACGCCAAGAGAAAGACCGTCACTGCCATGGACGTTGTGTACGCGCTGAAACGACAGGGACGAACTCTGTACGGCTTCGGAGGATAA
- the LOC127648589 gene encoding histone H2B-like, with protein sequence MPEPAKSAPKKGSKKAVTKAAGKGGKKRRKSRKESYAIYVYKVLKQVHPDTGISSKAMGIMNSFVNDIFERIAGESSRLAHYNKRSTITSREIQTAVRLLLPGELAKHAVSEGTKAVTKYTSSK encoded by the coding sequence ATGCCTGAACCTGCGAAGTCCGCCCCGAAGAAGGGATCCAAGAAGGCCGTCACGAAGGCCGCCGGTAAGGGAGGAAAGAAGCGCAGAAAGTCCAGGAAGGAGAGTTACGCTATCTACGTGTACAAAGTTCTGAAGCAGGTCCATCCTGACACCGGGATCTCCTCTAAGGCGATGGGCATTATGAACTCTTTCGTCAACGACATCTTCGAGCGCATCGCCGGTGAGTCGTCTCGTCTCGCTCACTACAACAAGCGCTCCACCATCACATCGAGAGAGATCCAGACCGCCGTGCGTCTGCTGCTGCCCGGTGAACTGGCCAAACACGCCGTGTCTGAGGGCACAAAGGCCGTCACCAAGTACACCAGCTCCAAGTAA